A single window of Nicotiana sylvestris chromosome 3, ASM39365v2, whole genome shotgun sequence DNA harbors:
- the LOC138888410 gene encoding uncharacterized protein, which yields MDPLKYIFQKPMPTGKLAKRKIPLSEFDIVYVTQKVIKGQTLADHLAENPVDGEYEPLKIYFPDEEVLFIGEDIAESYDGWRIFFDRAANLKEVGIGAVLVSEIELRKRFTRTEFQHVPRVQNEFTDALATLSSMIQHPDKNFIDPITVKVHDQPAYCAQVEEEADRKPWFHDIKEYLAKGEFPELANPTQKRTL from the exons atggatccattaaagtacatcttccagaagcccatgcccactggcaagctagccaagagGAAAATCCCATTGAGcgaatttgacattgtttacgtcACTCAGAAGGTAATCAAGGGACAaacactagcagatcaccttgctgaaaaccccgtggacggagaatacgaacccctaaaaatatattttcctgatgaagaggtattgttcataggagaagacattgcggaatcctatgacggttggagaatatttttcgatAGAGCAGCAAATTTGAAagaagttggcataggagcagtcctagtatcagaaatcg aattgagaaagaggttcacaaggacggaattccaacatgttcctagagtccagaatgagttcactGATGCATTGGCGACCCTGtcctctatgatacaacatccagataaaaacttcattgatcctattacggtaaaggtccatgatcagccagcctaTTGTGCTcaggttgaagaagaagcagacagaaagccttggtttcatgatatcaaggaatacttggcgaaaggagaattcccggaacttgcaaatcctacccAGAAGCGCACACTTTAG